The following nucleotide sequence is from Trifolium pratense cultivar HEN17-A07 linkage group LG2, ARS_RC_1.1, whole genome shotgun sequence.
ttttttagtaTACATCCTAATGTAAGATTTTTAGGATATTTGAAAATAGTGTAAAATAGTGTTGTGCTGTTGTTAATTCGTCGAAAATCACACTAATGAATACTCTATGTTTAtcaaagaattattttatttataaccctataaaataatataaaaatataatattcaattttgtatagaaaaacCATTACATCAAACTAAATTTTAAGATACTAGAATTCAACGAATTTAAAAgcgaaaataaaaattacttaccacttgttattgaaataaaatttgaaaagaaGATAATCATAGcataaataaacatataaacTTTAACCATagctttttcttttataaatttagaAATTAGAATCATTTGTCAGCTTTATAGTGTGAAACAAAATTCATGCTTGTTAATATGAAGTACTATTCTTAAaatcattataattattaaattaatgtttCTTAGATGTATGTATAAAACATATGTCTCTTTAGCTCATTCAATTTATAACTTGACCttccattatatttttttatttctattttatccCTTCATAATAGAGAAGGGAAAATCTAAAAATCATGcaaaaatatgacttttttttagtaTACATCCTAATGTAAGATTTTTAGGATATTTGAAAATAGTGTAAAATAGTGTTGTGCTGTTGTTAATTCGTCGAAAATCACACTAATGAATACTTTATGTTTAtcaaagaattattttatttataaccctataaaataatataaaaatataatattcaattttgtatagaaaaacCATTACatcaaactaaattttttttttttttttttgaaacaagaaaaCTTTTATTCCATTCAAAAAACTAGTCTGTACAAGGTGATCACAACTGATCCAACCAATCAAAGGGGACAAGTAAAAACATACAGAGAGGCTAAACTAGATTAGCAAATGAGCAATGTGCTCCCTAAGCTTAGCATTCCTCCAACCTCTATAAACTATAGTATTGATAATGTCATCATCTATGTTTGTATTATATACTTTGTTGCCAAAGCAAACATCATTCCTATATTTCCATAAGGCATAAATTGTTTCAGCAGCTGCACTCTTCACGAGTTGTGCTTTCCACCCTTTACCTTTACTATGTTTCGTAATCCATTTCAATTCAGCACTCCATTCCATAGGGACATGATCAACCTGCAACCATCTAAGGACTTTTTGCCAAATATGTTTCAGTTCAGTGCAGCCAAAGAATAGATGATTAATGGTTTCCTCTTGGGTGCAAAAACAGCATTGTAAGTTCACAGTCAGGCCAATTTTAAGGAGCCTATCTTTTGTTGCCAATCTGCTGTGACAAGCCaaccaaaaaatgaaaactgCTCTAGGCCGAGCAATATTCTGGTACATAACTGTTTTCCAATCTACTAAGGGGTAGTCCTCCCTCAACACCTTGTAAACTTTCCTAGTGATAGTCTTCCCCTTCACATGTTCCCACCCTTGGATATTTGGGAGCAGCTCCCTTTGTTTTAGGATAGCTTTGAGAATCCAAGAACATGAGGGCTTAACCGGCATAGTCATCAACTGGTCATGTTTGATATAATAGCTATGGATCCAACGTATCCAAAGGCTGTCAGCCTTATTGTGAATATTCCATAGCAGTTTTGTTAGGTTGGCTCGATTCCAATCTGCAAGAGAGATCAAATTAAGACCCCCTTGGGCTTTAGGCGCACACACATGTCCCCAAGCCACAGGGGATTTTCTAGTGACAACAGCCCCACCAGTCCACAAAAATGAACGACATATCGCATCAATTTTATGAATTACCTTTTTGGGAAGTGGCAGACATTGCATCCAGTAGTTGGCCACTGCAAAGGTCACGCTACTGATCAATTGGAGTCTACCGGCATGGCTCAACAACTTTGCACTCCATGTATGAATGCGTTCCACAATACGATCCACCAGAGGCATGTAGTGATGTATAGAAAGCTTCTTACTAGTGAGAGGCACACCAAGGTATCTGAACggcaatgatccttccgcaaaAGAGGTTAACTAAATTTTAAGATACTAGAATTCAACGAATTTAAAAgcgaaaataaaaattacttaccacttgttattgaaataaaatttgaaaagaaGATAATCATAGcataaataaacatataaacTTTAACCATagctttttcttttataaatttagaAATTAGAATCATTTGTTAGCTTTATAGTGTGAAACAAAATTCATGCTTGTTAATATGAAGTACTATTCTTAAaatcattataattattaaattaatgtttCTTAGATGTATGTATAAAATATATGTCTCTTTAGCTCATTCAATTTATTACTTGAGCttccattatatttttttatttctattttatccCTTCATAATAGAGAAGGGAAAATCTAAAAATCATGcaaaaatatgactttttttagTATACATCCTAATGTAAGATTTTTAGGATATTTGAAAATAGTGTAAAATAGTGTTGTGCTGTTGTTAATTCGTCGAAAATCACACTAATGAATACTCTATGTTTAtagagaattattttatttataatcctataaaattttaaaaaataaaactctatGTGTAGAGCAAATTGAACCAACCAAATATAAAGTGGAtagagataataataataataataataataataataataataataataataataataataataataataataataataataataataataataatctaaaaggaaaagaaaattgtttacCTAGTGCGGTCCAAATTGACTTAGTCTTGGGCAGACAGCAGCGCTCGGTTCCACGATATCAAATACAGTAAACTTACACAAAATTCCAAAAAGAGGGTTATAAGAATTAGCCTTCAAACCTAACtctacccttttcccgaatctctTTCCGTGAcaaagagactcaatttgataagtgctTCCCAAGGTTAATTGAATAACCTTTTGCCTAACCCTAGAattataccaagagacaacccctcttatttctctctaaaaccctaacctTTGTGTTGGTGGAAATTATCCTTAATCGCTAATCTAGTCTctttttttctatgaataaagcatcctctatttatagaaaaatatatgcctaaaTTAAATAATACGTGAGTTAGAAAAAATCCTCacaaaattaaacaataatatatttttaagacaTAGTATTATTTAGTGGAGCCTAAACCGCCGGTAAATTGATATGATAGTTTCATTAATGACGGCATAAGCCACCGGTAAATAATgcatatcttaaaaaaaaaaaaaatctcttttcCAACGCACATAAACACAACAGCATCACAACTCTTTCTGTTTTTaagtcaaagaaaaaaattctttctcttttccAACATAGAGAAACACAACATCTAA
It contains:
- the LOC123909010 gene encoding uncharacterized protein LOC123909010; translation: MSATSQKDWNRANLTKLLWNIHNKADSLWIRWIHSYYIKHDQLMTMPVKPSCSWILKAILKQRELLPNIQGWEHVKGKTITRKVYKVLREDYPLVDWKTVMYQNIARPRAVFIFWLACHSRLATKDRLLKIGLTVNLQCCFCTQEETINHLFFGCTELKHIWQKVLRWLQVDHVPMEWSAELKWITKHSKGKGWKAQLVKSAAAETIYALWKYRNDVCFGNKVYNTNIDDDIINTIVYRGWRNAKLREHIAHLLI